The following proteins are co-located in the Sporolactobacillus pectinivorans genome:
- a CDS encoding helix-turn-helix transcriptional regulator: MSEETRHEALSSFLRKKRAVISPQSAGFPIGVRRRTPGLRREEIAQLAGVSTTWYTWLEQGRDIKVSSAVLDSIASALRLTEDERTYVYNLALDVNAKLVQKKTVLTEISPSVKTILKALNYCPAVVTDRYCQIVGWNRAAAYVFLDFKEIPMEQRNLIRLLFTRKELKSLAVNWEHFVRGFLAIFRVYYGRYVEDEWYKRFIDNMSMLHPEFQSLWMQSEVNTAPDVLIEFRHSKAGKMEFNLTSLEVQGDADLRLSVYTPVPGTTTEGKLREFMH; this comes from the coding sequence ATGAGTGAGGAAACAAGACACGAAGCACTTTCAAGTTTTTTAAGAAAGAAACGCGCTGTAATTTCACCCCAATCCGCCGGTTTTCCAATCGGAGTCAGGCGCCGGACGCCCGGACTCAGACGGGAAGAAATCGCGCAGTTGGCTGGTGTCAGTACGACCTGGTATACCTGGCTTGAACAGGGCAGGGATATCAAGGTGTCGTCAGCAGTACTGGATAGTATTGCTTCTGCTTTGAGACTGACTGAAGACGAGCGAACATATGTATACAATCTCGCGCTTGATGTGAATGCAAAGCTCGTGCAGAAAAAAACGGTGCTGACGGAGATAAGCCCGTCCGTGAAGACGATATTAAAAGCGCTGAATTACTGCCCGGCTGTCGTAACCGATCGATACTGTCAGATTGTCGGATGGAATCGTGCTGCTGCTTATGTCTTTCTTGATTTCAAGGAGATACCGATGGAACAACGCAATCTGATTCGTCTGCTGTTTACCAGAAAAGAACTAAAGTCCCTTGCCGTGAATTGGGAACACTTTGTCAGAGGATTTCTGGCTATCTTCCGTGTTTATTACGGACGGTACGTCGAGGATGAGTGGTACAAACGGTTTATTGACAACATGAGCATGCTGCATCCAGAATTTCAGTCACTTTGGATGCAGAGCGAAGTCAACACTGCGCCAGATGTACTGATTGAGTTCCGACATTCAAAAGCCGGTAAAATGGAATTTAATCTGACATCCCTTGAGGTACAAGGAGACGCTGACTTGCGTCTCAGTGTTTATACACCGGTGCCTGGAACGACGACAGAGGGAAAACTAAGAGAATTTATGCACTAA
- a CDS encoding SDR family NAD(P)-dependent oxidoreductase, with protein sequence MIAYGRREGALKEAAFKLSGDIHWARADVSNRMDVEKTVQSVVEHSGAIDILVTNAGTGGLAYAVSKSGLHGLTFASAREPSKDGITVNAIAPGLITETNFFDDKLTDERLSQMVAQIPADRAGQPNDIVSAVWYLASPDASFINGEILNVNGDGCLEDNYITGA encoded by the coding sequence TTGATTGCCTATGGAAGAAGAGAAGGTGCCCTTAAGGAGGCAGCATTTAAACTAAGCGGTGATATTCATTGGGCTCGTGCGGATGTCAGTAATCGAATGGATGTTGAGAAAACAGTTCAATCGGTCGTTGAGCATAGTGGAGCTATCGATATTCTTGTCACTAACGCAGGAACAGGGGGGCTTGCTTATGCAGTCTCAAAGTCCGGTCTGCACGGACTTACATTTGCATCGGCACGCGAACCGAGTAAAGACGGCATAACCGTAAACGCTATTGCCCCGGGACTCATTACTGAAACAAATTTTTTTGATGACAAATTAACGGATGAACGCTTAAGCCAAATGGTGGCACAAATACCGGCAGACCGTGCAGGTCAACCCAACGACATTGTCTCAGCGGTTTGGTATTTAGCCTCTCCGGATGCTTCATTTATTAACGGGGAGATTCTGAATGTTAATGGCGATGGTTGTTTGGAAGATAACTACATAACCGGAGCTTGA
- a CDS encoding MerR family transcriptional regulator, with protein MTMSVKEVSDILRMPMSTIRFYDKKGLLPFIARDENGYRRFEEEDLFWLELVRCMRSTGMSIDTLKHVALLHMKGPETIGEREQIFNHQKKRLRDEQKRIDEAIAKIDKKLDILKEMKIEFSK; from the coding sequence ATGACGATGTCTGTCAAAGAAGTTTCCGATATTTTACGTATGCCAATGTCGACCATTCGCTTTTATGACAAAAAAGGGCTTCTTCCATTTATAGCAAGAGACGAAAATGGCTACAGACGTTTTGAAGAAGAAGACCTCTTTTGGTTGGAACTCGTCAGGTGCATGCGGTCGACCGGAATGTCCATTGATACCCTAAAACATGTAGCGTTGCTGCATATGAAGGGGCCGGAAACAATTGGCGAAAGGGAACAAATTTTTAATCATCAGAAGAAGCGACTCAGAGATGAACAAAAGCGAATAGATGAAGCAATTGCCAAGATTGATAAAAAATTAGATATACTGAAGGAAATGAAAATAGAATTCTCCAAATAA
- a CDS encoding SDR family oxidoreductase, with protein MAKFDSLKDKVVVISGGAKNLGGLLSKTFAEEGAKVMIHYHSDSTKTEAEETLRTVNDNGGQGALFQADLTHVGKVTELFDFAVKTFGKVDVAINTVGKVLRQPIAETSENDFDVMDKINNKVAYFFIKEAEKRMNDNGKIITLATSLLAGYTGDYSTYAGSKAPVEEYTRAASKEFMPRGISVNAVAPGPMDTPFFYAQETDETIAFHKSQALHNQLTKIEDIAPLIKFLALDGWWINGQIIFANGGYTTR; from the coding sequence ATGGCAAAATTTGATTCACTGAAGGATAAAGTAGTTGTGATTAGCGGAGGGGCTAAAAATCTGGGCGGGCTGCTGAGTAAAACTTTTGCTGAAGAAGGGGCCAAAGTGATGATTCATTACCACAGCGATTCAACGAAAACAGAAGCTGAAGAAACATTGCGGACAGTGAATGATAACGGCGGACAAGGTGCTCTTTTTCAAGCGGATTTAACGCATGTGGGTAAAGTGACGGAACTGTTCGACTTTGCGGTGAAAACATTTGGAAAAGTTGATGTTGCGATCAACACCGTGGGGAAAGTACTTCGTCAGCCGATTGCTGAGACGTCCGAAAATGATTTTGATGTGATGGACAAAATTAATAATAAAGTTGCCTATTTCTTTATTAAAGAAGCCGAGAAACGGATGAACGACAATGGTAAAATCATTACCTTAGCAACCTCACTCTTAGCCGGCTACACCGGAGATTATTCAACATATGCCGGCAGTAAGGCACCTGTCGAGGAATATACCCGTGCTGCATCTAAGGAATTCATGCCAAGAGGTATATCGGTCAATGCCGTTGCTCCGGGGCCAATGGATACGCCTTTCTTTTATGCGCAGGAAACGGATGAGACGATCGCCTTCCACAAATCGCAGGCTTTACACAATCAGTTAACAAAAATTGAGGATATCGCGCCATTAATTAAATTTCTAGCGCTCGATGGCTGGTGGATTAACGGACAGATCATCTTTGCCAATGGCGGATATACTACTAGATAA
- a CDS encoding GNAT family N-acetyltransferase: MSNSWYTLSVYDEGKLIGFGHIISDGVYQSFLSDLIVAPEYRQEGIGTEIVQRLINHCRLNGVSWIQLSCAKGKQSFYERFGFKARPVDAPGMQMFLNKE, from the coding sequence ATGAGTAATAGCTGGTACACCCTGAGCGTTTACGATGAGGGCAAACTTATAGGCTTTGGGCACATTATTTCTGATGGCGTGTATCAGTCATTTCTCTCCGATCTGATTGTTGCACCAGAATACAGGCAGGAAGGAATTGGAACCGAAATAGTTCAGAGATTAATCAATCACTGCAGATTAAATGGAGTAAGCTGGATACAATTGTCCTGTGCAAAGGGTAAACAGTCATTTTATGAAAGATTTGGTTTTAAAGCGCGTCCAGTTGATGCCCCAGGGATGCAAATGTTCTTAAACAAGGAATGA
- a CDS encoding aminoglycoside 6-adenylyltransferase — protein sequence MMRTEKEMFDLIMGVAKRDSRIRAVYMNGSRANPNVKKDIFQDYDIVYVVTETSSFLSDERWISGFGEPIIIQEPDRLDKLLGRIVDFKNSYMYLMQFTDGNRIDLHLQTIDALKKEYGTDKLTVPLLDKDNCLQQLPKPSDEEFWVKKPTYGQYISCCNNFWWVAPYCAKGLWRQEILYMVDVMNSYVRPELLTMLCWYAGIKTEFKVSMGKANKLLVDYLDSDVWTRLMKTYNMSGYEFSWHALFITCELFAAFAPKVGHVFDYEYSSDEAERSFAFIRHIKELPKDATGIY from the coding sequence ATGATGCGAACTGAAAAAGAAATGTTTGATTTAATAATGGGGGTCGCAAAGAGAGATTCCAGAATTAGAGCTGTTTATATGAACGGTTCCCGGGCAAATCCTAACGTTAAAAAAGATATTTTTCAGGATTATGACATCGTTTATGTGGTGACAGAAACGTCATCCTTTTTGAGCGATGAGCGTTGGATCAGCGGTTTTGGTGAGCCCATCATCATCCAGGAACCCGATAGACTGGATAAACTGCTGGGAAGAATCGTCGATTTTAAAAATAGTTATATGTATCTGATGCAGTTTACGGATGGAAATCGAATCGACTTGCATCTTCAAACGATCGATGCGCTGAAAAAAGAATACGGAACGGATAAATTAACTGTTCCACTGCTTGATAAAGACAACTGTTTGCAGCAGCTTCCTAAGCCATCCGATGAAGAATTTTGGGTAAAAAAACCTACATATGGACAATATATCAGTTGCTGTAACAACTTTTGGTGGGTAGCGCCCTATTGTGCAAAAGGGCTTTGGCGGCAGGAAATTCTTTATATGGTAGACGTCATGAATAGTTATGTGCGGCCGGAATTATTAACCATGCTTTGCTGGTACGCGGGCATTAAAACAGAATTTAAAGTCAGCATGGGCAAAGCAAATAAACTTTTAGTTGACTATCTGGATTCAGATGTATGGACAAGATTGATGAAAACATATAACATGAGCGGCTATGAATTTTCGTGGCATGCGTTATTCATAACCTGTGAACTGTTTGCAGCGTTTGCACCTAAAGTAGGTCATGTATTTGACTATGAATATAGTTCTGATGAAGCTGAGAGAAGTTTTGCTTTTATCAGGCATATTAAGGAATTACCGAAGGATGCGACCGGAATATACTAA
- a CDS encoding sulfite exporter TauE/SafE family protein, translating to MLNYIALPLVGLFVGVFIVSLGGGGGAIYVGILMTLFHVSPEVAASTSLATMIPTTATGAYSHWKAGNVNLKLGKYMIMGGIAGVLLGVYLSDIIPPLWYNKIAGIIFVIMSIQMLASSFKNRKKGAESADRQASVPIWKIVMAVAFGILGGVMCGLLGLSGGGPIVAGLFVMGCSMMESVGTSVFVLTGLSIVGFLMHLGLGNIDWVLVGLLLIGTITGALIGPILLKHMNKKLLERILQPVMFLLIFIMGLTLIF from the coding sequence ATGTTAAATTATATTGCTCTGCCACTAGTAGGCCTTTTCGTCGGTGTATTCATTGTATCGCTTGGCGGAGGGGGCGGAGCCATTTACGTAGGCATCCTAATGACTTTATTCCATGTTTCTCCCGAAGTTGCCGCGTCAACTTCTCTGGCCACGATGATCCCTACCACAGCAACAGGTGCCTATAGTCACTGGAAAGCAGGAAACGTCAATCTGAAATTAGGTAAATATATGATTATGGGGGGAATAGCTGGGGTTCTGCTGGGAGTCTATCTGTCCGATATTATTCCCCCGCTCTGGTACAATAAAATCGCCGGCATTATTTTTGTCATTATGAGTATCCAGATGCTCGCCTCTTCTTTCAAGAATCGGAAAAAAGGTGCAGAGTCAGCGGACCGCCAAGCGTCCGTCCCTATCTGGAAAATAGTAATGGCCGTAGCTTTTGGCATTTTAGGCGGCGTTATGTGCGGACTGCTCGGGTTGAGCGGCGGAGGTCCCATTGTTGCAGGTTTGTTTGTTATGGGGTGCAGCATGATGGAAAGTGTAGGCACGTCCGTATTCGTACTGACCGGCCTGTCAATTGTCGGTTTTCTGATGCACCTTGGTTTAGGAAATATTGACTGGGTCTTGGTTGGACTACTGCTCATCGGTACAATAACAGGCGCTTTAATTGGGCCAATACTGTTGAAACATATGAATAAAAAGTTGTTAGAACGCATTTTACAGCCTGTTATGTTCCTGCTTATATTCATCATGGGCCTGACCCTAATCTTTTGA
- a CDS encoding TetR/AcrR family transcriptional regulator, with amino-acid sequence MQKRNLTKDKIIQESAQLAEKIGIENLSLKKVAEHLHISSPSLYNHIKDLNDLKIGLSLLLMKHLGERIGAATIGRSAGEAIMAMAQAYYSFAKENPELYKTILWMPYLNKEILERGKHLSQMVNLNFQAYGLNHEQTTHKARELRSMMHGFISLEHAGYFKNDVAVSESYERMIKDFINQLGKRSKTQQ; translated from the coding sequence ATGCAAAAAAGAAACTTAACGAAAGACAAAATTATCCAGGAAAGTGCCCAGCTCGCTGAAAAAATAGGGATTGAGAACTTATCATTAAAAAAAGTTGCCGAACATTTGCACATTAGTTCTCCTTCACTCTATAACCATATTAAAGATCTGAACGACTTGAAGATTGGACTATCTCTGCTTCTTATGAAACATTTGGGTGAAAGAATCGGAGCCGCCACGATCGGCCGATCGGCAGGAGAAGCCATCATGGCCATGGCTCAGGCTTATTATTCTTTTGCCAAGGAGAACCCGGAGCTTTATAAAACGATTTTGTGGATGCCCTATCTGAACAAAGAGATTCTTGAAAGGGGCAAACATCTGTCACAAATGGTTAACTTGAACTTTCAGGCCTATGGTCTGAATCACGAGCAGACAACTCATAAAGCACGCGAACTAAGAAGCATGATGCATGGATTTATATCTCTAGAACATGCCGGTTATTTCAAAAACGATGTGGCTGTCAGTGAAAGCTATGAGAGAATGATCAAAGATTTTATTAATCAATTGGGAAAAAGGTCCAAGACTCAGCAATAA
- a CDS encoding NADPH-dependent F420 reductase produces the protein MKISFIGSGNIGKTVARCFIKAGHTVVMSNSRGPETLSDLVQELGPQATAATAEQAAREGEIVVVTVPLFALPKVPVEAMAGKTVIDTMNYYPQRDGRIKELDNGSTTTSELTAKHLPQSHVVKAFNSIFATEIETTARPENDPQRRTLPIAGDDAAAKKTVTDLLQSIGFDVYDAGALHEGFRFQNGTPAYCAKGNREKLVRLLEEAKG, from the coding sequence ATGAAGATCAGTTTTATTGGCAGCGGTAATATCGGTAAAACGGTAGCAAGATGCTTTATTAAAGCCGGGCACACAGTCGTGATGTCAAATTCGCGCGGACCGGAAACTTTATCAGATCTAGTCCAGGAACTCGGCCCGCAGGCAACGGCTGCTACAGCGGAACAGGCCGCGCGTGAAGGGGAAATTGTAGTCGTCACTGTCCCATTGTTTGCTCTTCCGAAAGTTCCGGTTGAAGCCATGGCCGGAAAAACGGTGATTGATACAATGAATTACTATCCACAGCGGGACGGCCGCATAAAGGAACTGGATAACGGTTCGACAACGACCAGTGAATTGACAGCAAAGCACCTGCCCCAATCCCATGTAGTTAAAGCATTTAATTCAATTTTTGCAACAGAAATTGAAACAACCGCCCGGCCGGAAAACGATCCGCAACGCCGGACACTCCCGATTGCCGGAGATGATGCGGCAGCAAAAAAAACCGTCACGGATTTGCTTCAGTCGATTGGCTTTGACGTGTATGACGCCGGAGCACTTCATGAAGGCTTTCGGTTCCAAAATGGAACACCCGCCTATTGTGCAAAGGGCAACCGTGAAAAACTGGTCAGATTGCTGGAGGAAGCCAAAGGCTGA
- a CDS encoding aldo/keto reductase — protein MNSIPEITLNDGLTLPAVGFGTYQLNGAAGVNSIVSAIDTGYRLLDSAFNYENEGALGEAIRRSSVPREQLRITSKLPGRHHSYDEALTTIQESLYRASLDYYDLYLIHWPNPSKDLYVEAWKALIDAKKWGLIRSIGVCNFLPEHLERIINETGVTPSVNQVEMHPYFSQEKQRAWDQEHGIITESWSPLGRANHLLHDESIKKIAENHHKSIPQIILRWHFQLGALPLPKSSSPKRQLENLSLFDFALSEAEIQTIGALNRPDGRTFDQDPSRYEEF, from the coding sequence TTGAATTCGATTCCTGAAATTACACTAAATGATGGGCTGACACTTCCAGCCGTAGGTTTCGGTACTTACCAATTGAACGGAGCAGCGGGTGTTAACTCAATCGTCAGCGCCATCGATACCGGGTATCGTTTGCTTGACTCTGCATTCAATTATGAGAATGAGGGCGCATTGGGTGAGGCTATTCGCAGAAGTTCCGTACCGCGCGAACAGCTTCGCATCACATCAAAACTGCCGGGGCGGCATCATTCCTACGATGAAGCGTTGACGACGATCCAGGAATCTCTATATCGTGCCAGTCTTGATTATTACGACCTGTATCTGATTCACTGGCCCAATCCAAGCAAAGATCTCTATGTTGAAGCTTGGAAGGCACTTATTGATGCCAAAAAATGGGGCTTGATCCGGTCCATCGGTGTCTGCAATTTCTTGCCAGAGCATCTGGAACGAATTATCAATGAAACTGGTGTAACGCCGAGCGTGAATCAGGTGGAGATGCATCCCTATTTTTCACAAGAGAAACAGCGGGCATGGGATCAGGAGCATGGAATCATCACTGAGTCGTGGAGTCCGCTGGGGCGGGCTAATCATCTGCTCCACGATGAAAGCATCAAGAAAATTGCTGAGAATCATCACAAATCGATTCCGCAAATTATTTTACGCTGGCATTTTCAGCTTGGCGCGCTTCCATTACCGAAATCTTCTTCCCCGAAGCGTCAGCTGGAAAATCTGTCTCTGTTTGATTTTGCGTTAAGTGAAGCGGAGATACAGACGATCGGCGCACTGAACCGCCCGGATGGCCGAACTTTTGATCAAGATCCTTCGAGGTATGAGGAATTTTAA
- the miaA gene encoding tRNA (adenosine(37)-N6)-dimethylallyltransferase MiaA, whose product MREKLIVLVGPTAVGKTKLSIELAKHLNGEIINGDAFQIYRGMDIGTAKVSSEEANGVPHHLIDIRNPGDNYSAADYQRDARQTIHEIAGRGKLPILVGGTGFYVKAAVYDYHFPSGGSNPAYRADLEELAQSEGAEALHTRLRAVDPVSAARIHPNNLVRVIRALEVFHETGRRFSEQEYEKKLTPLFETVFIGLTMNRDLLYQRIDSRIDQMVDQGLLQEVCSLYSQGLRDAQALQAIGYKEFFPYFENQCTLEQAVDQLKRNSRHYAKRQFTWFKGQMNVHWFDMGEALNHFSQTAVEVIRYIEEQFSFY is encoded by the coding sequence ATGCGAGAAAAGTTAATTGTGCTTGTCGGGCCAACGGCTGTTGGAAAAACGAAACTGAGTATTGAGCTCGCGAAACACCTTAATGGTGAAATTATTAACGGTGATGCGTTTCAGATCTATAGAGGAATGGATATCGGAACGGCAAAAGTTTCTTCCGAAGAAGCCAATGGCGTGCCGCATCATCTGATTGATATCCGTAATCCCGGAGATAACTATTCAGCTGCCGATTATCAGCGCGATGCGCGTCAGACAATCCATGAGATTGCCGGACGCGGGAAACTGCCCATTCTTGTCGGTGGCACCGGATTTTATGTTAAGGCAGCAGTTTATGACTATCATTTTCCTTCCGGAGGATCCAATCCGGCGTATAGGGCTGATTTGGAAGAACTGGCGCAAAGCGAGGGGGCTGAAGCACTCCATACGCGCCTCAGAGCAGTTGATCCAGTCTCTGCCGCCCGAATTCATCCGAATAATCTCGTACGGGTGATCCGGGCTCTAGAGGTTTTCCATGAAACGGGCAGGCGCTTCAGTGAACAAGAGTATGAAAAGAAACTTACTCCGCTCTTTGAGACGGTGTTTATTGGTCTGACAATGAATCGGGATCTTCTCTATCAGAGGATTGACAGCCGAATAGACCAGATGGTGGATCAGGGACTCCTCCAAGAGGTTTGCTCGCTCTATTCTCAGGGACTCAGGGATGCACAGGCGCTTCAGGCAATCGGTTACAAAGAATTTTTCCCCTATTTTGAAAATCAATGTACTCTGGAGCAGGCCGTTGATCAATTAAAGCGGAACTCACGACATTATGCCAAAAGGCAGTTTACCTGGTTCAAAGGGCAGATGAATGTACACTGGTTTGACATGGGCGAGGCGTTAAATCATTTCAGTCAAACAGCCGTAGAAGTCATCCGCTATATTGAAGAGCAATTTAGTTTTTACTGA
- the hfq gene encoding RNA chaperone Hfq, with protein sequence MKQSINIQDTFLNQLRKEGTFVTVFLVSGFQLKGKVKGFDNFTVLLDSEGKQQLIFKHAISTFTPSKPVNWTNQDET encoded by the coding sequence ATGAAACAGTCGATTAATATTCAGGATACCTTTCTGAATCAATTGCGTAAGGAAGGAACGTTTGTGACTGTTTTTTTGGTCAGCGGCTTTCAGCTTAAAGGGAAAGTCAAGGGTTTTGATAATTTCACAGTTCTTCTGGACAGTGAAGGCAAACAGCAATTAATTTTTAAACATGCGATTTCAACTTTTACACCATCAAAACCGGTGAATTGGACAAATCAGGACGAAACATAA